A window from Tenacibaculum singaporense encodes these proteins:
- the fabF gene encoding beta-ketoacyl-ACP synthase II, whose protein sequence is MQLKRVVVTGLGALTPIGNNKEEYWNSLVNGVSGAAPITYFDAAKFKTRFACELKGFNATDYINRKEARKMDRFTQYAMVASDEAIADAKLNLDEVDKLRVGVIWGAGIGGLETFQDEVLNYAKGDGTPKFNPFFIPKMIADIAPGNISIKNGFMGPNYTTVSACASSANAMIDALNYIRLGHCDVVVTGGSEAAVTIAGMGGFNAMHALSTRNESPETASRPFDAERDGFVLGEGAGAIVLEEYEHAKARGAKIYAEVIGGGLSSDAHHMTAPHPEGIGVIAVMKNCLENAGIKPEDVDHINTHGTSTPLGDVAELKAISEVFGDHAKNININSTKSMTGHLLGAAGAIEAIASLLAMEHGVVPPTINHSNVDENINPELNLTLNKAQKREIKVAMSNTFGFGGHNACVAFKKLD, encoded by the coding sequence ATGCAATTAAAACGAGTTGTAGTAACTGGACTTGGCGCATTAACGCCAATAGGAAACAATAAAGAAGAGTATTGGAATAGCTTGGTTAACGGAGTTAGCGGAGCAGCACCTATAACGTATTTTGATGCTGCCAAGTTCAAAACTCGTTTCGCATGTGAGCTTAAAGGTTTCAACGCGACCGATTATATAAATAGAAAAGAGGCGCGTAAAATGGATAGATTTACGCAGTATGCAATGGTTGCTTCAGATGAAGCAATTGCTGACGCTAAGTTAAATTTAGACGAAGTTGACAAGTTAAGAGTCGGCGTTATTTGGGGAGCTGGTATTGGAGGTTTAGAAACATTTCAAGATGAAGTTTTAAACTATGCTAAAGGTGATGGTACTCCAAAATTCAACCCATTCTTTATCCCAAAAATGATAGCAGATATTGCTCCAGGAAATATATCTATTAAAAATGGATTTATGGGGCCAAACTATACTACGGTATCTGCTTGTGCATCATCAGCAAATGCTATGATTGATGCGTTAAATTATATTCGATTAGGTCATTGTGACGTAGTTGTAACGGGTGGTAGTGAAGCTGCTGTTACAATTGCAGGTATGGGTGGTTTTAATGCTATGCATGCCTTATCTACTAGAAATGAAAGCCCAGAAACAGCTTCGAGGCCTTTTGATGCTGAACGTGATGGTTTCGTTTTAGGGGAAGGAGCAGGGGCAATAGTCTTAGAAGAATATGAACATGCAAAAGCTCGTGGAGCTAAAATTTATGCAGAAGTTATAGGTGGAGGATTGTCTTCAGATGCTCACCATATGACAGCACCACATCCAGAAGGAATTGGTGTAATTGCAGTAATGAAAAACTGTCTTGAAAACGCTGGAATAAAACCAGAAGACGTAGACCATATCAACACTCACGGTACCTCAACCCCTTTAGGAGATGTTGCAGAATTAAAAGCAATCTCTGAGGTTTTTGGAGATCATGCTAAAAACATTAATATCAACTCAACAAAGTCTATGACAGGACATTTGTTAGGTGCTGCAGGCGCTATTGAAGCTATAGCTTCGTTATTAGCAATGGAGCACGGTGTTGTTCCCCCAACAATTAATCACAGTAACGTTGATGAAAACATCAACCCTGAGTTAAACTTAACGTTAAATAAAGCTCAAAAAAGAGAGATTAAAGTTGCAATGAGCAATACATTTGGTTTTGGTGGTCATAATGCTTGTGTTGCCTTTAAAAAACTAGATTAA
- a CDS encoding DUF1304 domain-containing protein has translation MNAIQYILLALVAFIHFYILLLEMLLWTKPKGIKTFGLKSKDFAEETKVLAANQGLYNGFLAAGLTWSILSQKIDVGIFFMTCVFIAGLYGSYSTKKPRIFVIQSIPALLGIISLML, from the coding sequence ATGAACGCAATACAATACATCCTTTTAGCCTTGGTAGCTTTTATTCACTTTTATATTCTTTTATTAGAAATGCTACTATGGACAAAACCTAAAGGAATAAAAACCTTTGGTTTAAAATCAAAAGATTTTGCTGAGGAAACAAAAGTATTAGCCGCTAATCAAGGTTTATACAACGGCTTTCTTGCAGCTGGTTTAACTTGGTCTATTTTATCACAAAAAATTGATGTAGGGATATTTTTTATGACCTGTGTTTTTATTGCGGGTCTTTATGGTTCTTATTCTACAAAAAAACCTCGTATTTTTGTCATACAGTCTATACCTGCTTTATTAGGAATAATTAGCCTAATGCTATAA
- a CDS encoding dodecin family protein, with amino-acid sequence MAVMKVIEILANSEKSWEDATRKAIKEASKSVKGIKSAFVQSQSVVVNDDEITEFRVNLKITFEVK; translated from the coding sequence ATGGCAGTAATGAAAGTTATTGAAATTTTAGCGAATTCAGAAAAAAGTTGGGAAGATGCTACAAGAAAAGCAATTAAAGAAGCTTCAAAATCAGTAAAAGGTATTAAATCTGCCTTTGTACAATCTCAAAGTGTAGTTGTTAATGATGATGAAATAACTGAATTTAGGGTAAACCTAAAAATAACCTTCGAAGTAAAATAA
- a CDS encoding mechanosensitive ion channel family protein, translated as MEKYLEKFQDLIITYAPKAIMAIIIYIVGSYIISLLLRATKKIMIKREVDITLQKFLVNLLHWTLKILLIITVIAKLGVETTSFAAILASAGLAIGLALQGSLGNFAGGVLIMLFKPFKVGDLIEAQGEIGVVKEIEIFTTKLTGLSNKEIIIPNGSLSNGNIVNYSSEGTRRVDLTFGVSYDADIKQTKEILMNVITSHPKVLKDPAPTVNVSELADSSVNFAVRPWSKTEDYWAVYFDITENTKIALDKAGIEIPYPHSVEIHKES; from the coding sequence ATGGAAAAGTATTTAGAAAAATTTCAAGATTTAATAATCACCTACGCTCCAAAAGCGATTATGGCTATTATTATTTACATCGTAGGTTCTTATATTATTAGCCTACTACTTAGAGCTACCAAAAAAATAATGATTAAAAGAGAAGTAGATATTACACTACAAAAATTCTTAGTTAATTTACTGCATTGGACGCTAAAAATCCTTTTAATAATTACAGTAATAGCAAAACTAGGGGTAGAAACTACTTCTTTTGCCGCTATTTTAGCCTCAGCTGGTTTAGCAATTGGTTTAGCTTTACAAGGTTCTTTGGGTAATTTTGCTGGCGGTGTTTTAATTATGCTTTTCAAACCATTTAAAGTAGGAGATTTAATTGAAGCTCAAGGAGAAATTGGTGTTGTAAAAGAAATCGAAATTTTTACTACCAAGCTTACGGGGTTATCTAACAAAGAAATAATTATTCCTAACGGTTCTTTATCAAATGGAAATATTGTTAATTATTCTTCAGAAGGAACTCGCAGGGTGGATTTAACTTTTGGTGTTTCATACGATGCAGACATTAAACAAACTAAAGAAATACTAATGAATGTTATTACATCTCACCCTAAAGTATTAAAAGACCCTGCACCTACAGTAAATGTATCTGAATTAGCAGATAGCTCTGTGAACTTTGCTGTGAGACCTTGGTCTAAAACAGAAGATTATTGGGCTGTATACTTTGATATAACTGAAAACACTAAAATCGCCTTAGATAAAGCTGGAATAGAAATTCCTTATCCTCACTCTGTTGAAATACACAAAGAGAGTTAA
- a CDS encoding TolC family protein: protein MKTKIALFAAIFTSVAVFSQKQWTLKECVDYALKNNITVKQNRLNIEIAEADVKSNKANFLPSINASTSGNFSTGSSFDPVSQNRTENTTLFGGALGVNASYTVFNGFKNLNQKKQAVLGVEGSKLDLAKVENDISLNVVNEYLNVLFAKENLSVAKVQAEISKKQIERARAQFEGGVIPKGDLLNVESTAANDIQSVVLQENTLSIALLRLSQLLQIPSKDFDIADIEVRSPSAALLYDNADVVYEKALTVWPDIERAKLDVESTKLGIEIAKSGYYPTINASLGANTNYRYFLDPSAPAGRLLDQLDGNLGFSLGFSVNIPIFNGFRNDANVERSIVNNSISEFRLESQKLQLQQEIERAFLDAKAAAKTYEAAQVSLEAQKEAFKNAQVSYDYGSMTQFDFDQVRNRLVNAEGAMIRAKYDYVFKTKVLKFYYGESIVE, encoded by the coding sequence TTGAAAACTAAAATTGCATTATTTGCAGCTATTTTTACTTCTGTAGCTGTTTTTTCACAAAAACAATGGACACTAAAAGAGTGTGTAGATTACGCCTTAAAGAATAATATAACAGTTAAGCAAAATCGCTTAAATATTGAGATTGCTGAAGCAGATGTTAAAAGTAATAAAGCTAATTTTTTACCAAGTATAAATGCTTCAACATCAGGAAATTTTTCTACTGGGTCTTCATTTGATCCTGTATCTCAAAATAGAACAGAGAATACAACTCTATTTGGAGGGGCGTTAGGTGTAAACGCTAGTTATACGGTTTTTAATGGTTTTAAAAACTTAAATCAAAAAAAGCAAGCAGTATTAGGAGTAGAAGGGAGTAAACTAGATTTAGCCAAAGTAGAAAATGATATTTCACTTAATGTAGTTAATGAGTATTTAAATGTATTATTTGCTAAAGAAAATTTATCAGTAGCTAAGGTACAAGCAGAAATCAGTAAAAAGCAAATTGAAAGAGCTAGAGCTCAATTTGAAGGAGGAGTAATACCCAAAGGAGATTTATTAAACGTCGAATCTACAGCAGCAAATGATATTCAAAGCGTAGTACTACAAGAAAATACTTTGAGTATAGCTTTACTAAGATTAAGTCAATTATTACAAATACCTTCTAAAGATTTTGATATAGCTGATATTGAAGTCAGGTCTCCTTCAGCAGCATTATTATATGATAACGCAGATGTAGTATATGAAAAAGCATTAACTGTTTGGCCAGATATAGAAAGAGCTAAATTAGATGTTGAAAGTACTAAATTAGGTATTGAAATTGCTAAATCAGGATATTATCCTACTATCAATGCTTCTTTAGGAGCCAACACAAATTATAGGTATTTTTTAGATCCTTCAGCTCCAGCAGGTAGGCTTTTAGATCAGTTAGATGGTAATTTAGGTTTTAGCCTAGGATTTAGCGTTAACATTCCAATTTTTAACGGGTTTAGAAATGATGCTAATGTTGAAAGATCTATTGTTAATAATTCAATTAGTGAATTTAGATTGGAAAGTCAAAAATTGCAGTTGCAACAAGAAATTGAAAGGGCTTTTTTAGATGCGAAAGCAGCAGCTAAAACGTATGAAGCAGCACAAGTGTCATTAGAGGCTCAAAAAGAAGCTTTTAAAAATGCCCAAGTTAGTTATGACTATGGATCAATGACTCAATTTGATTTTGATCAAGTACGTAACCGATTAGTAAATGCAGAAGGAGCAATGATTAGAGCTAAATACGATTATGTATTTAAAACGAAAGTATTGAAGTTTTACTACGGAGAGTCAATCGTGGAATAA
- the tsaB gene encoding tRNA (adenosine(37)-N6)-threonylcarbamoyltransferase complex dimerization subunit type 1 TsaB, whose product MATILHIETATKNCSVSVANKGELLAIQELNDGNYSHAEKLHPFIQQVMEEVKLSFNDIDAVAVSKGPGSYTGLRIGVSAAKGLCFAFDKPLISIETLQSLAHKVSIEEGVIIPMLDARRMEVYAAVYNSKHEQVRDIKAEIIDENSFEEYLSKGKVYFLGDGSEKCKEVIGHKNAVFIDGEFPSAKEMVQLSFDKYKKNDIEDVAYFEPFYLKDFVVTPEKRR is encoded by the coding sequence TTGGCAACAATCTTACATATAGAAACTGCAACTAAAAACTGTTCGGTAAGTGTAGCAAATAAAGGTGAACTTTTAGCTATACAAGAGTTAAATGATGGGAATTATTCACATGCTGAAAAGCTTCATCCATTTATTCAACAAGTAATGGAAGAAGTAAAACTTTCTTTTAATGATATTGATGCTGTTGCAGTAAGCAAAGGTCCTGGTTCTTATACAGGATTACGTATTGGAGTTTCTGCAGCTAAAGGATTATGTTTTGCTTTTGACAAGCCTTTAATATCTATAGAAACCTTACAATCTTTGGCTCATAAAGTTTCTATAGAAGAAGGAGTAATTATTCCGATGTTAGATGCTCGTCGTATGGAAGTATATGCAGCTGTATATAATTCTAAACACGAACAAGTAAGAGATATAAAAGCAGAAATTATAGATGAAAACTCTTTTGAAGAATATTTGTCTAAAGGAAAAGTATACTTTTTAGGTGATGGATCAGAAAAGTGTAAAGAAGTAATTGGGCATAAAAATGCAGTTTTTATAGATGGAGAGTTTCCTTCTGCAAAAGAAATGGTTCAGTTAAGTTTTGATAAGTACAAAAAAAACGACATCGAAGATGTCGCTTATTTTGAACCTTTTTATTTAAAAGATTTTGTGGTTACGCCTGAAAAGAGACGTTAA
- the purN gene encoding phosphoribosylglycinamide formyltransferase, with amino-acid sequence MKRIVIFASGSGSNAENIIKYFNSTKTAIVTHVLSNNQHAKVFDRCERLNVDASLFDKESFSKEDTVLNFLQTEADLIVLAGFLWRIPSKIVDAFPNKIINIHPALLPKYGGKGMYGMNVHNAVKENNESETGITIHYVNENYDEGAIIFQAKTSISVDDTPETIAQKVHELEYKHFPKVIEEVILQNE; translated from the coding sequence ATGAAACGCATCGTTATTTTTGCATCTGGTTCTGGTTCTAATGCCGAAAACATCATAAAATACTTCAACTCCACTAAAACTGCGATTGTTACTCATGTGCTTTCTAACAACCAACATGCCAAAGTTTTTGATCGTTGTGAAAGACTAAACGTTGATGCATCATTATTTGATAAAGAAAGTTTTAGTAAAGAGGATACTGTATTAAATTTTTTACAAACTGAAGCTGATCTAATTGTTTTGGCTGGGTTTTTATGGCGTATTCCTTCTAAAATTGTAGATGCTTTTCCTAATAAAATAATAAATATACACCCTGCTTTATTACCAAAATATGGAGGAAAGGGAATGTATGGAATGAATGTACACAATGCTGTAAAAGAAAATAATGAATCTGAAACAGGCATTACCATTCACTACGTAAACGAAAATTACGATGAAGGTGCTATTATTTTCCAAGCTAAAACCTCAATTTCTGTGGATGATACTCCTGAAACTATCGCTCAAAAAGTTCACGAGTTAGAATATAAACATTTCCCAAAGGTTATAGAAGAGGTTATTTTACAGAATGAGTAA
- a CDS encoding ribonuclease H1 domain-containing protein: MSKKKKYYVVWKGKKTGVFSSWDACKKQIDGFTGAQYKSFADKNEAELALTKNYNDYKGKDTKKISLSAEEKAKYGSPILESISVDAACAGNPGLMEYRGVLTHNRKEIFKMGPFKNGTNNIGEFLALVHGIALLKSKKMDSYPIYSDSKIAMSWVKKKQCRTNITFDSSNKEVLDLIKRAEKWLQQNSFKNPLLKWETKAWGEIPADFGRK, encoded by the coding sequence ATGAGTAAGAAGAAAAAATATTATGTAGTTTGGAAAGGAAAAAAAACAGGTGTTTTTTCATCATGGGATGCTTGTAAAAAGCAAATTGATGGTTTCACTGGTGCACAATACAAATCTTTTGCTGATAAAAATGAAGCTGAATTAGCTTTAACGAAAAACTATAATGACTACAAAGGAAAAGACACTAAGAAAATAAGTCTTTCAGCAGAAGAAAAAGCCAAATATGGTTCTCCTATTCTAGAAAGTATTTCTGTTGATGCTGCTTGTGCTGGAAATCCTGGTTTAATGGAATACAGAGGGGTATTGACTCATAACAGGAAAGAAATATTTAAGATGGGACCATTTAAAAATGGGACAAATAATATTGGTGAGTTCTTAGCTCTCGTCCATGGAATTGCATTATTAAAAAGTAAAAAAATGGACTCTTATCCTATTTATTCTGATTCTAAGATTGCTATGAGTTGGGTTAAAAAGAAGCAGTGCAGAACCAATATTACATTTGATAGTTCTAATAAAGAAGTTTTAGACTTAATTAAACGTGCTGAAAAATGGCTACAACAAAACTCTTTTAAAAATCCTTTATTAAAGTGGGAAACCAAAGCATGGGGAGAAATCCCTGCTGATTTTGGGAGAAAATAA
- a CDS encoding toxin-antitoxin system YwqK family antitoxin has protein sequence MKKLVIAVCMLSVSFLQAQDIEPKYEVEGDLVKATYFYEDGTIKEQGFFKNKKLTGTWTSFDKKGNKVAIGHYEAGKKVGKWFMWKEDGLKEIDFKDNAIASVQTWKEETKMAVK, from the coding sequence ATGAAAAAATTAGTAATAGCAGTATGTATGCTGTCGGTGTCGTTTTTGCAAGCTCAAGATATAGAGCCAAAATATGAAGTTGAAGGTGATTTAGTAAAAGCCACTTATTTTTATGAAGATGGTACTATTAAAGAACAAGGTTTTTTCAAAAATAAAAAGTTAACAGGTACCTGGACTTCTTTTGATAAAAAAGGGAATAAGGTGGCAATAGGTCATTATGAAGCAGGAAAAAAAGTAGGTAAATGGTTTATGTGGAAAGAAGATGGATTGAAAGAAATCGATTTTAAAGATAATGCCATAGCAAGTGTACAAACTTGGAAAGAAGAAACCAAAATGGCAGTGAAATAA
- the rnc gene encoding ribonuclease III, translating to MNFLRRIVKPQNKSDENFYYELKELLNFKPIKLSYYKKAFTHRSLKLVDSNGHPINYERLEFLGDAILGTVIASYLFKKVPEGDEGYLTQMRSKIVSREHLNNLGKDLELIRFVKSNISKEHVSNNIHGNIFEALIGAIYLDRGYNYCHQFIYEQVIMPYVDIERLEGKISSYKGFVIEWCQKQKKKYKFESYEDSGNQSKKHFSVRVSIDGNIIAKGRATSKKKAEEIAAKRVYFAMQNQMLKS from the coding sequence ATGAACTTTCTTCGTAGAATTGTTAAACCCCAAAACAAATCGGATGAAAACTTCTACTACGAATTAAAAGAACTGCTTAATTTTAAGCCAATTAAGTTATCGTATTACAAAAAAGCATTTACGCACAGATCTTTAAAATTAGTAGATAGTAACGGACATCCCATAAACTACGAACGTTTAGAGTTTTTAGGAGATGCCATTTTAGGTACAGTAATAGCGTCTTACTTATTTAAAAAAGTACCTGAAGGTGACGAAGGGTATTTAACTCAAATGCGATCTAAGATTGTAAGTAGAGAGCATTTAAATAATTTAGGTAAAGACCTAGAGCTAATAAGGTTTGTAAAAAGTAATATTTCTAAGGAACATGTTAGCAATAACATCCACGGAAATATTTTTGAAGCCTTAATAGGGGCTATATACTTAGATAGAGGTTACAATTATTGTCATCAGTTTATTTATGAACAAGTAATAATGCCTTATGTAGATATTGAACGATTAGAGGGTAAAATATCAAGTTATAAAGGTTTTGTTATAGAGTGGTGTCAAAAGCAGAAGAAAAAGTATAAGTTCGAGTCCTACGAAGATTCAGGAAACCAAAGTAAGAAACATTTTAGTGTACGTGTTAGTATTGATGGTAACATCATAGCTAAAGGTAGAGCAACTTCAAAGAAAAAGGCAGAAGAAATTGCTGCAAAAAGAGTATATTTTGCTATGCAAAATCAAATGCTAAAATCTTAA
- a CDS encoding acyl carrier protein, translated as MSDIASRVKAIIVDKLGVDDNEVTNEASFTNDLGADSLDTVELIMEFEKEFDIQIPDDQAENIGTVGQAISYIEDAKK; from the coding sequence ATGTCAGACATTGCATCAAGAGTAAAAGCAATTATCGTAGACAAATTAGGAGTAGACGATAACGAAGTAACTAACGAAGCAAGCTTCACAAACGATTTAGGAGCAGATTCTTTAGATACAGTTGAGTTAATCATGGAATTCGAGAAAGAATTTGATATTCAAATTCCAGATGATCAAGCAGAAAACATTGGTACTGTAGGTCAAGCGATTAGCTATATTGAAGACGCAAAAAAATAA
- a CDS encoding IPExxxVDY family protein, with the protein MPIYEVNINEFSNDDYVLIGIHTTLSEYKLAYLLNQHLHIKFNRAGYDLDFIKKGSQSSYTVYEYTNVKLCQDWFLIANVYKSTLEVESISLFNQSDSITRLIPEKKKVDFFLKLEGDFDYDSIVKIVEVIKQIPQIITSYQIEVNSLKSKDFLIF; encoded by the coding sequence ATGCCAATTTATGAGGTGAATATAAATGAATTTTCCAATGATGATTATGTATTAATTGGAATTCATACTACTTTAAGCGAGTATAAATTAGCATATCTATTAAACCAACATTTACATATAAAGTTTAATAGAGCGGGGTACGATTTAGACTTTATTAAAAAAGGTAGTCAATCATCTTATACAGTATACGAATATACTAATGTTAAATTATGCCAAGATTGGTTTTTAATAGCAAATGTATATAAGTCAACTCTTGAAGTAGAATCAATAAGTCTTTTTAATCAAAGTGATTCAATTACACGTTTGATACCAGAAAAGAAAAAAGTTGACTTTTTTTTAAAACTAGAAGGAGATTTTGATTACGACTCAATTGTGAAAATTGTTGAAGTTATTAAACAAATTCCTCAAATAATAACCTCTTATCAAATAGAGGTAAACTCATTAAAATCGAAAGATTTTTTAATTTTTTAA
- the pyk gene encoding pyruvate kinase gives MPHNKKTKIVATLGPATNTKEILADMAAAGVNVFRINFSHADYEVVKERIRQIREINEERGYNVAVLADLQGPKLRVGVMQEGVELKAGDSFTFTTEKCEGTQKKAYMTYQRFPKDVKVGEKILVDDGKLLFEVTATDKESEVITKVVVGGALKSKKGVNLPNTKISLPALTEKDKKDVVFALEQEVDWIALSFVRTPEDLRILRDIIKQKSRYRVPVIAKIEKPEAVENIDALIPYCDGLMVARGDLGVEVPMQDVPLIQKSLVRRAKLARIPVIIATQMMETMIENSVPTRAEVNDVANSIMDGADAVMLSGETSVGKHPVRVIQKMTEIIGSVEFSDLIEVPQEPPHIRTKRFITKSVCHHAALMADDINAAAISTLTNSGYTAFQISAWRPKSHVLAFSSEKRILGKLNLLWGVRAYFYDRELSTDDTIEDINEIAKEKGYVKTGDFIINLSSMPVKAKGMVNTLRVSHID, from the coding sequence ATGCCACATAACAAGAAAACGAAAATTGTAGCAACATTAGGCCCAGCAACAAATACAAAAGAAATTTTAGCTGATATGGCTGCGGCTGGTGTAAATGTTTTTAGAATTAATTTTTCACATGCCGACTATGAAGTAGTAAAAGAACGTATACGTCAAATACGTGAAATAAATGAAGAAAGAGGCTATAATGTAGCTGTTTTAGCCGACTTACAAGGGCCTAAACTTAGAGTTGGTGTAATGCAGGAGGGAGTAGAATTAAAAGCAGGAGATAGCTTTACTTTTACTACGGAAAAGTGTGAAGGAACACAAAAAAAAGCATACATGACCTACCAACGTTTCCCAAAAGATGTAAAGGTAGGGGAGAAAATTTTAGTTGATGATGGTAAGTTGTTGTTTGAAGTAACTGCAACTGATAAAGAAAGTGAAGTTATAACCAAAGTAGTTGTTGGAGGAGCGCTGAAATCGAAAAAAGGAGTGAACCTTCCAAATACGAAAATTTCATTACCAGCTTTAACAGAAAAGGATAAAAAAGATGTAGTTTTTGCTTTAGAACAAGAAGTAGACTGGATTGCTCTTTCGTTTGTAAGAACACCAGAAGACTTACGTATTTTACGTGATATAATTAAACAAAAATCTCGTTATAGAGTTCCAGTAATAGCAAAAATAGAAAAGCCTGAAGCTGTTGAAAATATTGATGCTTTAATTCCGTATTGTGATGGATTAATGGTTGCTCGTGGAGATTTAGGAGTAGAGGTACCTATGCAAGATGTACCTTTAATTCAAAAAAGCTTAGTTCGCAGAGCGAAACTAGCTAGAATACCGGTTATTATTGCTACACAAATGATGGAAACTATGATTGAAAACTCTGTGCCAACAAGAGCAGAGGTAAATGATGTAGCAAATTCTATTATGGATGGAGCAGATGCTGTAATGCTTTCAGGTGAAACTTCAGTAGGAAAACATCCTGTTAGAGTTATTCAAAAAATGACTGAAATTATTGGTAGTGTTGAGTTTTCTGACTTAATTGAAGTTCCGCAAGAACCGCCTCATATTCGTACTAAAAGATTTATTACAAAATCGGTATGTCATCATGCAGCATTAATGGCAGATGATATCAATGCAGCAGCAATATCAACCTTAACTAATAGTGGGTATACAGCTTTTCAAATTTCAGCATGGAGACCAAAATCACATGTATTAGCATTTTCATCTGAGAAAAGAATCTTAGGGAAGTTAAATCTTTTATGGGGTGTTAGAGCTTATTTTTACGATAGAGAATTAAGTACTGATGATACAATTGAAGATATTAATGAAATAGCTAAAGAAAAAGGCTATGTTAAGACAGGAGATTTTATAATTAACCTTTCTTCAATGCCAGTGAAAGCAAAAGGTATGGTAAACACGTTACGTGTTTCTCATATTGATTAA